From Cupriavidus necator N-1:
CGTGGTCAATTCTGACGCCAAGCGCTTCTTTGATGAAGGTTCCCACACCCTTGACCGAACTTTTGAACTCCTCGGATATGAGATCTGGAAGAACCAGAATCAGCGGGCATTCTGGATCACGGATCAGCAGATCGCAAACCTTCCTGGCATCCTTGCGATCAACTTCACCGATGTAGATCCGATTGCTGCTGACTCCATCGAGGGACTCGCCGAGAACCTAGGCCTCGATCCGTCCGCACTCGAATCCACAATCGCGGAGTTCAACTCTGCATGCGGTTCGCAGACTTTCGATCACACAAGGCTAGACGGTAAATCCACCACTGGTATCACACCGCCCAAGTCGAACTGGGCCAATCCAATCGAGCAGGGGCCGTTCCTCGCTGTACCACTCACCGGCGGCATCACATTCACCTTTGGCGGTATCCGAACCGATACGGTCGGACGGGTACTCACCCCAGCCGGCACGCCGATAGCAGGTTTGTACGCTGCCGGAGAAGTAACTGGCCTCTACTATCACGAGTACCCCGCCGCAACTTCAGTACTCCGCTCAGTCACCTTCGGCCGGCTCGCCGGTACCCATGCTGCTACCTGTTCGCCATCGCGCGACGCACACTCATGAAACTGCTGGTGCACGATGGCTTAGGCGTGAGGTGCGCTGCGCGGCGCCTGAACCAAAGGCGCTTCGTCGGGCCAGGCCTCGATGCTGGCGCGTCATTGCCGTAGCTCACTCGCGAGCTGTTCGGCACGCTCGTGCTGGGCCTGCCATGGCAGGGACTGGAGAACATACGGATCATCACACGCACGTGAAGGCCAGGCACCGCGGTTGACAGCGCAAGCCCGGTGCCCAACTGGCCAGCCTTGCCCGAAAGTGCGCTCATGCGCGAGTTGCGGAGCTTCAGCCCGAGGATCTTGCAGGTCGATCACCGGAGGCGATTAGTGCGCTGGCGGTTCGAATGCTGCAGAACATCCTGCAGCAGGCCGAATGTATCGAGCAGCAGCAGCCAGATCAGGGCCAAAAGACGACGAGCTTCACGCCAGGGAAGAAGAGCTTACGCCGAGCGTCTCAGGCTGTGTGAGGAGACACTGGCAGAGGACGAAGCGAGCCTAGCGTTTGCCCGTCTTGGGTCGAGCGGTGGATTCGCACTCACAGCAGCAGTTGCCGGAGCGATGACGGCACTCACAACTAGCGAGCAGGAGAGTTCGTAGGGATGGCGTGTTCCCTTTCTGCTGTCGTTTCCTCTGACGTTACTCCGCTTCTGGGCTCGAACGCGCGTGCGGGAAACAATGGAATCAACGACGCGCGCGAAGAACCATACCCCCGTGTCATCAAGAGGAGTTGAGGAATGCAGATCAAATATGTAGCAGCAGTGGTGACGGGCGGTGCTTCAGGTCTTGGCGGGGCAGCAGCCAAGCGCTTGGCGGAAGCAGGCGCAAAAGTCGCAATCTTTGACCTGAACGACGAACTGGGCCGGGCTCACGCACGGGCAATTGGTGGGCAGTTCTTTAAGGTAGATGTCACCGATGAGGTTGCGGTTGCCAGCGCACTTGCACAAGCAGAGGAGTTGCACGGTCCCGCGCGTATCCTGGTGAACTCGGCAGGAGTAGGGGCACCTGCAAAGGTTATCTGCCGAGACGGCGAGCCGCTGCCGCTCACGGACTTCTCCAAGATCATCTCAATCAATTTGCTCGGCAGTTTCAACGTTCTTTCGAAATTTGCAGCAAGACTGCACAAGGCGCGCGCACTGGGCGAGGAACGTGGAGTGATCGTCAACGTTGCGAGCGTGGCAGCCTTCGATGGCCAGATTGGGCAGCCGGCATATGCCGCGTCGAAGGCCGGTATCGTGGGAATGACGTTGCCGATTGCTCGCGAACTTGCGCGGTTCGGCATCCGTGTAATGACGGTCGCGCCTGGTATCTTCTTGACGCCTCTATTGGCAAGTTTGCCCCAGGAAGCGCAGGAGTCGCTGGGTCAGCAGGTGCCATTCCCGAGCCGTTTGGGCCAGCCTGACGAGTTTGCACAACTGGTTGAGGCAATCGTGACAAATGCCATGCTCAATGGCGAAGTTATTCGCCTCGATGGCGCCATTCGGATGGCCCCACGATGAGCGCTACCACGAACTACCATGCCGACGAAATCGCGGCCCTAGTTGAGCGATTCGTCCGCGAAGTCGTGGTGCCATACGAGCGTGATCCCCGTCGCGATCATCACAACTGTCCTACGGAAGAGCTGCTACGCATCGTTTCGTCAAGTCCAGCTTGACGCCAGGCCCGAATATTTCGACGCGATGAACCGAACGATGCGGCATTGCACCGGGTCGATCCAGTTGCAATCGGACTTGCTGACTATGGCAAGTCTGGCAACTACTTCAGCCGGCAGAGCGCCCGTTGGACGAAGCAGTATCGAAGACACGGATGCTGGTCGAGATTCATGCATGGATGCGCTAATCGAATGGCTTCCTTTGGACATACCTGCAGAAGACTCCTGTGCCATCGTCCGTGGTGACTTCCGATGCGACAACATGATCTTTCATCCGACCAATTCCGAGGTAGTCGCGGTACTGGATTGGGAACTATCGACACTCGGTGACCCTTTGGCAGATTTCGCCTATCAAGCGATGATGTATCGCATGCCGCCCAGTATCGTCGCGGGACTCGCAGGTGCTGACCTGAAGGCATTGAACATTCCGAGCGAAGAGAAATACGTACGAGATTACTGCACCCGTACCGGACGTACGGACATCGAGAGTTGGCCGTTCTACATTGCTTTCAATTTTTTCCGGATGGTGGCGATCTTTCACGGCATTAAGGGTCGGGTGCTGCGCGGCACCGCGGTGTCGGTTCATGCCAGGGATCGAGCTGCCAGCTTCACGGTTCTTGCAGAACTCGCATATCGTTCCATGAAGGAGTGCCAATGACAGAGCAAGTAATTCTCAGCGTTGAAGGGCCGGTCGCAACAATACGCCTAAATCGTCCGGAGGTTGGTAACTCGATCGACATGGGATCAGCGCAAGCACTCTTGAAGGCTTCAATTCAGTGCGATCAA
This genomic window contains:
- a CDS encoding SDR family NAD(P)-dependent oxidoreductase → MQIKYVAAVVTGGASGLGGAAAKRLAEAGAKVAIFDLNDELGRAHARAIGGQFFKVDVTDEVAVASALAQAEELHGPARILVNSAGVGAPAKVICRDGEPLPLTDFSKIISINLLGSFNVLSKFAARLHKARALGEERGVIVNVASVAAFDGQIGQPAYAASKAGIVGMTLPIARELARFGIRVMTVAPGIFLTPLLASLPQEAQESLGQQVPFPSRLGQPDEFAQLVEAIVTNAMLNGEVIRLDGAIRMAPR